In a genomic window of Spirosoma agri:
- a CDS encoding RNA polymerase sigma factor, whose protein sequence is MNSQLRDEELIQMQLTTHRNDYFETLYKRYVAKVYQRCLQLIKDSAKAEDYTHDIFLRVYGNLNNFNGKSAFSTWLYSISYNYCIDQIRCANRNPIVSLETGQDYSSTDSTDQENRECQFQQLDKAMESISNDEALMLRMKYEDGLDIKEIAEHMHLKISAVKMRLKRSRDKVRQVYCDPF, encoded by the coding sequence ATGAACAGCCAACTGAGGGATGAGGAACTGATACAGATGCAGTTGACAACGCATCGGAACGATTATTTTGAAACCCTGTACAAGCGCTACGTGGCGAAGGTGTACCAGCGGTGCCTCCAGCTGATCAAAGACTCGGCCAAAGCGGAAGATTATACACACGATATATTTTTACGCGTCTACGGTAACCTTAACAATTTCAACGGGAAATCGGCCTTCTCCACCTGGTTGTACTCTATTTCGTACAATTATTGCATAGACCAGATTCGGTGTGCCAATCGGAATCCGATCGTTTCGCTGGAAACCGGTCAGGACTACAGCAGCACGGATTCGACCGATCAGGAAAATCGGGAATGTCAATTTCAGCAGCTGGACAAAGCCATGGAATCCATTTCCAACGATGAAGCCCTGATGCTACGCATGAAGTACGAAGACGGCCTCGACATCAAGGAAATTGCCGAGCATATGCATCTGAAAATCAGTGCGGTCAAGATGCGACTGAAACGGTCGCGCGATAAGGTCCGTCAAGTATACTGCGATCCGTTCTAG
- the dinB gene encoding DNA polymerase IV, translating into MDQPDNRKIIHIDMDAFYASVEQRDNAELRGKPVAVGGSRQRGVVAAASYEARQFGVRSAMASSVALRQCPELIFVKPRFDVYKAVSQEIRTIFSQYTPLIEPLSLDEAYLDVTHNLQNNPSATRIAQAIKEQIKQETGLTASAGVSYNKFLAKLASDYRKPDGLFVIEPQQGSAFVEGLRVGQFHGVGRVTATRMNQLGIFTGLDLRQQNEAFLTKHFGKVGAHYYSIARAIDHRPVMPDRVRKSIGSETTFENDLTDPDQLSESLLPLLERVWTHCEKTGVMGRTVTLKVKYADFQQLTRSRTAMNLITDSAVFRQLGLDLLSALTPVPKGVRLLGISLSSLQDGATTPGSQLALDLSF; encoded by the coding sequence GTGGACCAACCCGACAATCGAAAAATTATTCACATTGACATGGATGCGTTTTATGCATCGGTCGAGCAGCGGGATAATGCCGAACTGCGGGGGAAGCCCGTGGCTGTGGGGGGCTCCCGGCAGCGGGGTGTGGTGGCCGCAGCCAGTTACGAAGCCCGGCAGTTTGGGGTGCGTTCGGCCATGGCCTCGTCCGTCGCGTTGCGGCAATGTCCGGAGCTTATTTTTGTGAAACCCCGCTTTGATGTTTACAAGGCTGTGTCTCAGGAGATACGCACTATTTTTTCCCAATACACGCCCCTTATCGAGCCCCTGTCGCTGGACGAAGCGTACCTGGATGTAACGCACAATCTGCAAAATAACCCATCGGCCACGCGGATTGCCCAGGCCATTAAAGAGCAGATCAAACAGGAAACCGGGCTGACCGCTTCGGCGGGGGTATCGTACAATAAATTCCTGGCAAAACTGGCCTCCGACTACCGCAAGCCCGACGGCCTGTTCGTCATCGAGCCTCAGCAGGGGAGCGCCTTTGTCGAGGGGTTGCGGGTGGGCCAGTTTCACGGTGTAGGTCGGGTGACCGCAACCCGGATGAATCAACTGGGCATCTTTACGGGACTGGATTTACGCCAGCAGAACGAAGCGTTCCTGACGAAGCATTTCGGTAAGGTTGGCGCGCATTATTATTCCATTGCCCGCGCCATCGACCATCGACCGGTGATGCCCGATCGGGTGCGTAAATCGATCGGCTCCGAAACCACGTTCGAAAACGATTTAACCGATCCGGATCAGTTAAGCGAGTCGTTACTGCCCCTGCTGGAACGCGTGTGGACCCACTGCGAAAAGACCGGCGTGATGGGGCGAACCGTGACATTGAAAGTGAAGTATGCCGACTTCCAGCAGCTCACCCGCAGTCGCACCGCAATGAATCTGATCACCGACTCCGCCGTTTTCCGGCAACTGGGGCTGGACCTGTTAAGCGCGTTGACCCCCGTGCCGAAGGGCGTTCGATTACTGGGTATTTCGTTGTCGAGCCTCCAGGATGGCGCGACGACGCCAGGCAGCCAACTGGCCTTAGATCTGTCGTTCTGA
- a CDS encoding FKBP-type peptidyl-prolyl cis-trans isomerase, whose amino-acid sequence MSKNYGFALLIGAILASSCQQADQTPCTATIVTTKAPSEEVATLKQFIDAGKLAATFDERGFYYTIQSPGSGTKPTVCSNVTVNYTGKLTNGTTFDSGTGISFGLNQLIVGWQEGIPLVAPGGSITLYLPPSLAYGPQEQNNIPANSILIFQIDLVKVN is encoded by the coding sequence ATGAGTAAAAACTATGGATTTGCGTTGCTGATCGGTGCGATACTGGCCAGCAGTTGCCAACAGGCGGATCAGACGCCCTGCACCGCGACAATCGTTACGACGAAGGCTCCTTCCGAAGAAGTGGCGACCTTAAAGCAGTTTATTGACGCGGGTAAACTCGCGGCCACCTTCGACGAACGGGGTTTTTATTATACCATCCAGTCGCCGGGGTCGGGCACCAAACCAACGGTCTGTTCGAACGTGACGGTCAACTACACAGGTAAGCTAACCAATGGCACCACCTTTGATAGCGGCACGGGGATAAGCTTTGGGTTGAATCAACTGATTGTGGGCTGGCAGGAAGGGATTCCGCTGGTTGCGCCCGGCGGCAGCATCACGCTTTACCTGCCCCCGAGTCTGGCGTATGGCCCTCAGGAACAGAACAACATCCCGGCCAATTCCATTCTTATTTTCCAGATCGATCTGGTCAAGGTGAACTAA
- a CDS encoding bestrophin family protein: protein MIIYDTKDWAEALRHFHTSYVIQVLLRRVAFVAFYGLVVTVIDRHLFDIEVPIDAIFFSLLGILLSLLLVFRTNTAYDRFWEGRRQWGALVNYSRNLAVLLDALLPDDDAANRLFFARTLSNFALALKGHLRTGVDTSELALADGQDPASLQSYAHIPGRITALLMRRFQILKQQGHVGDADLITIRLYHQALLDITGACERIKKTPIPFSYSFFIKLFISVYLLLMPLVLVDTYAYFVILAGALAAYALLGVEMIGAEIEDPFGLDCNDLPLNQIAHTIGRNVHELLTVSSPVNSNAQPEANYMKVN from the coding sequence ATGATTATCTACGACACCAAAGACTGGGCTGAAGCACTGCGGCATTTTCACACCAGCTATGTCATTCAGGTGCTCCTGCGCCGGGTTGCTTTTGTCGCTTTTTACGGCTTGGTTGTCACCGTTATTGATCGGCATCTTTTTGACATCGAGGTCCCTATCGACGCTATTTTCTTCTCGCTGCTGGGTATTCTGTTAAGTCTGCTGCTGGTCTTTCGGACCAATACGGCCTACGACCGCTTCTGGGAAGGTCGTCGTCAATGGGGTGCGCTTGTCAACTACAGCCGGAATCTGGCGGTTTTACTCGATGCGCTTCTTCCGGACGACGATGCGGCAAACCGGCTGTTTTTCGCCCGTACGCTGTCTAATTTTGCGCTGGCACTCAAAGGCCATCTGCGAACGGGTGTCGACACGAGTGAGCTGGCCCTGGCGGATGGACAGGATCCGGCATCGCTCCAGTCGTACGCGCACATTCCGGGTCGGATTACGGCGCTGCTGATGCGCCGGTTTCAGATCCTGAAACAACAGGGACACGTTGGTGATGCTGATCTGATCACCATCCGGCTTTATCACCAGGCACTCCTGGACATAACAGGCGCTTGTGAGCGGATCAAGAAAACACCCATCCCGTTCTCGTACAGTTTCTTTATCAAGCTGTTTATCAGCGTCTACCTGCTGTTGATGCCGTTGGTACTGGTCGACACGTACGCGTATTTCGTCATCCTCGCCGGCGCACTGGCCGCGTATGCGTTACTGGGTGTCGAAATGATTGGTGCCGAAATCGAAGATCCGTTTGGCCTAGACTGTAATGATCTACCGCTCAACCAGATTGCTCACACGATCGGGCGAAATGTGCATGAACTGTTGACAGTTTCCTCTCCGGTCAACAGCAATGCGCAACCGGAAGCCAATTACATGAAAGTGAATTGA
- a CDS encoding TonB-dependent receptor, whose translation MRDVITFCWVAWLIGGMASAGWAQANVCRSSLTGTILGQDHREPLMGATVYVRELSAGAVADSTGTFRVNGLCAGTYAVAIQFVGYKNTAVSITVGADSLATLPPILLIPDSETLKEVIVTERRSEAQQLLQVQTELSGNALDATRGQSLGESLKTLPGLYSIQTGPSISKPVIHGLYSNRILTLNNGVRQEDQQWGSEHAPQIDPFLASRLTVIKGAASIRYGSDAIGGVILVEPKALPATPGFGGELNLVGGTNGRQGTLSGLIEQAFGKKLAGLSWRLQGTIKRVGYAKTPNYYLENSSYHENNGSGTINYTRKRGGAEVFYSQFSTKVGLFTGAQVGSLTDFYAAIARPEPLTQPGFSYELGRPYQQVQHELLKVRAFVRSERLGTLTATVARQQNVRQEYDLQSFSRVTDPELYLKLVTQTADLVWEQPAIKRANGGQFSGTVGFNGITQGNVRRYLFLIPNYRNYGAGLFAIERYAQDRWTLEGGIRYDYRWLRAYFLDETTNRTTARTRDWSNLTGSLGATYQANSQLTVSGNFSTAWRAPTVSDLYSDGLHQSAVAYERGNPNLNPEQAYNLNLSVEYTGKRLYADLGFYNNWITNYIYLKPDSVPIIRQRGAFPAYSYSQVRATFRGLDATIRYRLTDQLTLTSRTSLLFAYDHTNTDYLVYIPANHTDNGLRYDWKKTSRGRLSDGYVSVSSQYVARQNRVPVVSQRQENGQIIFTGDFAPPPSAYTLVGAEAGFSWRLGAQPLSVILTGTNLLNRAYRDYLDRFRYFADEPGRNIMLKVKIPITVAHRS comes from the coding sequence ATGCGTGATGTCATAACGTTTTGTTGGGTAGCGTGGTTGATCGGCGGGATGGCTTCGGCCGGGTGGGCGCAGGCCAACGTCTGTCGGTCTTCATTGACCGGGACAATTCTGGGTCAGGATCACCGCGAACCCCTGATGGGCGCTACCGTTTATGTCCGCGAGCTGTCTGCTGGCGCGGTTGCCGATTCAACCGGTACGTTCCGGGTCAATGGACTATGCGCCGGTACGTATGCCGTTGCTATACAATTTGTTGGCTATAAGAATACGGCCGTATCGATCACGGTCGGTGCTGATTCGCTGGCCACGTTGCCGCCGATTTTGTTGATTCCCGACAGCGAAACGCTGAAGGAAGTGATCGTGACGGAGCGTCGTTCCGAAGCGCAGCAACTGCTTCAGGTGCAGACTGAACTGTCGGGCAATGCACTCGATGCCACGCGGGGCCAGTCGCTGGGGGAGAGCCTGAAAACGCTTCCCGGCCTGTATTCCATCCAGACGGGGCCATCGATTTCGAAGCCCGTTATTCACGGCTTATACAGCAACCGGATCCTGACGCTCAACAATGGTGTTCGGCAGGAAGACCAGCAATGGGGCAGTGAACACGCCCCGCAGATCGATCCGTTTCTGGCTTCCCGACTGACGGTCATCAAGGGTGCCGCCAGCATTCGCTACGGGTCCGATGCGATCGGTGGGGTGATTCTGGTCGAGCCGAAAGCCCTGCCCGCAACCCCCGGCTTTGGTGGCGAACTGAATCTGGTCGGTGGTACGAACGGGCGGCAGGGTACCCTCTCCGGGTTGATCGAACAGGCCTTCGGCAAAAAACTGGCGGGTTTAAGCTGGCGATTGCAGGGTACGATCAAGCGCGTTGGCTACGCAAAAACACCGAATTATTACCTGGAAAACAGCAGTTACCACGAAAACAACGGTTCGGGTACGATCAATTACACCCGAAAACGCGGTGGTGCCGAAGTTTTCTACAGTCAGTTTTCGACCAAAGTTGGTTTGTTCACGGGCGCGCAGGTCGGTAGTCTGACCGATTTTTATGCCGCCATTGCCCGGCCCGAACCACTGACCCAGCCCGGTTTCTCGTACGAGTTGGGTCGTCCGTATCAGCAGGTGCAGCATGAGTTGCTGAAAGTACGCGCCTTTGTCCGGTCGGAGCGGTTGGGAACGCTTACGGCCACGGTTGCCCGGCAGCAGAATGTGCGTCAGGAGTACGATCTGCAATCGTTCAGTCGCGTCACCGATCCCGAACTGTATTTAAAATTAGTGACCCAAACGGCGGATCTGGTTTGGGAACAGCCAGCGATCAAACGCGCAAACGGCGGTCAGTTTTCCGGTACGGTTGGTTTTAATGGGATTACGCAGGGCAACGTCCGCCGGTATTTATTCCTAATTCCCAATTACCGGAACTACGGGGCAGGACTGTTTGCTATCGAGCGGTATGCCCAGGATCGCTGGACGCTGGAAGGGGGAATTCGATACGATTACCGCTGGCTTCGGGCCTATTTTCTGGATGAGACGACCAATCGCACCACTGCCCGCACCCGCGACTGGAGCAACCTGACCGGTTCGCTGGGCGCTACCTACCAGGCGAATTCACAGCTAACGGTGTCGGGTAACTTCAGCACGGCCTGGCGGGCTCCGACGGTCAGCGATCTTTATTCGGACGGGCTGCACCAGAGCGCGGTGGCCTACGAGCGGGGTAATCCAAACCTGAATCCGGAACAGGCGTATAACCTGAACCTGTCGGTAGAGTATACCGGCAAACGACTCTACGCCGATCTGGGTTTTTACAACAACTGGATAACCAACTACATCTACCTGAAGCCGGACTCCGTGCCGATCATCCGGCAGCGGGGCGCGTTCCCGGCGTATTCCTACAGTCAGGTGCGGGCCACCTTTCGAGGGCTCGACGCCACTATTCGGTACAGACTTACGGATCAGCTAACCCTCACGTCGCGTACTTCGCTGCTGTTTGCCTACGACCATACGAATACCGATTACCTGGTGTATATCCCGGCCAATCACACCGATAACGGACTGCGCTACGACTGGAAAAAGACCAGTCGGGGGCGTCTCTCCGATGGATACGTCAGTGTCAGTAGCCAATACGTTGCGCGTCAGAACCGGGTGCCGGTCGTGTCGCAACGGCAGGAAAACGGGCAGATCATTTTTACGGGCGACTTTGCGCCACCACCGTCCGCCTACACGCTCGTTGGGGCCGAAGCCGGCTTTTCGTGGCGACTGGGTGCCCAGCCGTTATCGGTGATTCTGACCGGAACGAATCTGCTGAATCGCGCCTATCGGGACTACCTCGATCGCTTTCGGTATTTCGCCGATGAGCCGGGACGTAACATCATGCTGAAAGTAAAAATACCCATCACAGTTGCTCATCGCAGCTAA
- the holA gene encoding DNA polymerase III subunit delta, which produces MIAAVDALLKDIRNKRIAPVYLIHGDEPFYLDRIADELEKVAVPVAERGFNQFVLFGKDTDAGAVLNYARRYPFMAERQLVLVKEAQQLNGINDKSTQTLFEDYALNPLPSTILMLCYVKEEGKSGLDERKSWVKAFGAKGKLLGVKKLYDNKLPDWVGEYCREQGAKVSPKACQLLADHIGNDLKRLAGEIDKILINLHVGEEISAATVERLVGISKEYNVFELQKALTMRDVVKANQIVDYFARNPKDNPLVVILAQLFGYFTKVLLVQSSKDQTDKGLAPLLGVNPFFLKDYLTAARTFPIAKVADIIHEIRRADAQSKGIDAPTMTEGDILRELVFSVLH; this is translated from the coding sequence TTGATTGCTGCCGTTGACGCCCTGTTGAAAGACATCCGAAATAAGCGGATTGCCCCGGTTTACCTGATTCATGGCGACGAGCCGTTTTACCTCGATCGCATTGCCGACGAGCTCGAAAAAGTAGCCGTTCCGGTTGCGGAGCGGGGCTTCAATCAATTCGTGCTGTTCGGAAAAGACACGGATGCCGGAGCCGTGCTGAACTACGCCCGACGCTATCCGTTCATGGCGGAGCGGCAGTTGGTGCTGGTGAAAGAAGCCCAGCAACTGAATGGCATCAACGACAAATCGACGCAGACCCTGTTCGAGGATTACGCGCTGAATCCGCTGCCCAGCACGATTCTGATGCTGTGTTACGTCAAGGAGGAAGGCAAATCGGGACTCGACGAGCGGAAATCGTGGGTAAAGGCGTTTGGCGCGAAAGGCAAGTTGCTGGGGGTTAAGAAGCTATACGACAATAAGTTGCCCGACTGGGTAGGTGAGTATTGCCGGGAGCAGGGCGCGAAAGTGAGTCCCAAAGCCTGCCAGCTGCTGGCCGATCATATTGGCAACGACCTCAAGCGGCTGGCGGGGGAGATCGACAAAATCCTGATCAATTTACACGTTGGCGAAGAGATTTCGGCGGCAACCGTTGAACGGCTCGTTGGGATCAGCAAGGAATACAACGTCTTCGAACTGCAAAAAGCACTCACCATGCGCGACGTGGTGAAGGCCAACCAGATTGTCGATTATTTTGCCCGTAATCCGAAAGACAACCCGCTGGTGGTTATCCTGGCGCAACTGTTCGGGTATTTCACCAAGGTGCTTTTAGTGCAATCGTCCAAAGATCAGACCGACAAAGGACTGGCTCCGTTGTTGGGTGTTAACCCGTTTTTTCTGAAAGACTACCTGACGGCGGCCCGTACGTTCCCGATCGCGAAAGTGGCCGATATTATTCACGAGATCCGCCGGGCCGACGCTCAGAGCAAAGGCATCGATGCGCCAACAATGACCGAAGGCGATATTCTCCGCGAGCTGGTATTCAGCGTATTGCATTGA
- a CDS encoding acyl carrier protein phosphodiesterase, producing the protein MNILAHGYLSNRNDGLLIGNFIGDFIKGNPAHPRHGLTADEVAGVHLHRAIDSFTDAHPDVAAVRELLYPRCHKYAGVAVDVFFDHFLAVNFRSLTGETLADFTPFFYASLQRLADRFPAPAVRMLDYMVRHDWIRSYQTIDGIDQSLTGISRRTVFSSGLDTASIDLERYYNEIGDYFGRFWPELVDHVQQTRNRLQNDLIE; encoded by the coding sequence ATGAATATACTGGCACATGGCTACTTGTCGAACCGGAACGACGGGTTGTTGATCGGTAACTTTATCGGCGATTTCATCAAGGGAAATCCCGCCCATCCGCGGCACGGTCTTACCGCCGACGAAGTTGCCGGGGTGCACCTGCATCGGGCCATCGACTCGTTCACGGATGCCCACCCCGATGTGGCGGCTGTGCGGGAACTGTTGTATCCGCGCTGTCACAAGTACGCGGGTGTAGCCGTCGACGTGTTCTTCGATCATTTTCTGGCCGTTAATTTCCGGTCGTTAACCGGCGAAACACTAGCCGATTTTACCCCGTTTTTCTACGCATCGCTACAGCGGCTTGCGGACCGTTTCCCCGCTCCGGCGGTTCGCATGCTCGACTACATGGTTCGGCATGACTGGATCAGGAGTTACCAAACGATCGACGGCATCGATCAATCATTGACGGGAATCTCACGCCGAACCGTTTTCTCCTCCGGATTAGACACGGCCAGTATCGATCTGGAGCGCTATTACAACGAGATAGGTGACTACTTTGGTCGCTTCTGGCCTGAACTGGTCGACCACGTTCAGCAAACCCGAAATCGGCTTCAGAACGATCTTATTGAGTAG
- a CDS encoding deoxycytidylate deaminase: MLLTTHPPEPHAKPRFDDIFMELAVNLAKRSHCIKAQVGAVLTRDTRIISIGYNGPPPGTHNCDEEFPGVGCPRDSKGSCSLALHAEENAILYAAKNGSEIEGATIYVTLSPCIACARTIYSMKIARVIYLHSYAEYKGIPSDEGVDFLRRFGVTVDRYEPGTGVTLLAEPPLSGPVTDQKTARTPERDSSIG; this comes from the coding sequence ATGTTACTCACGACCCACCCGCCCGAACCCCACGCCAAGCCCCGTTTCGATGATATTTTTATGGAACTGGCCGTCAATCTGGCCAAACGGTCACACTGTATCAAGGCGCAGGTCGGGGCAGTGCTGACCCGCGATACCCGAATCATTTCCATTGGCTACAATGGGCCACCGCCCGGCACGCACAACTGCGATGAAGAGTTTCCGGGCGTTGGGTGCCCCCGCGATTCCAAAGGCTCCTGCTCACTGGCGCTCCATGCGGAAGAAAATGCGATCCTGTACGCGGCTAAAAATGGTTCAGAAATCGAAGGGGCAACGATTTACGTTACCTTGTCGCCGTGCATCGCCTGCGCCCGGACCATCTACAGCATGAAGATCGCCCGGGTCATCTACCTGCATTCCTACGCCGAATACAAAGGCATTCCATCCGATGAAGGCGTTGATTTTCTGCGTCGGTTTGGCGTTACGGTCGATCGCTACGAACCCGGAACAGGCGTAACACTACTGGCCGAGCCGCCCCTGTCAGGCCCGGTTACCGATCAGAAAACCGCCCGAACGCCGGAACGCGATTCATCGATAGGATGA
- a CDS encoding ABC1 kinase family protein: MKTQNSVPTTKVARASQFVKAGVKVGGNYIKHYSKKLIDPSLSKEELHKDNAADIYDALSELKGSALKMAQMLSMDRGLLPVAYSDKFTMAQYSAPPLSGPLVVKTFKTYFGKTPSQLFDKFSIDAVNAASIGQVHLAWKAGKKLAVKVQYPGVADAVSSDLKIAKPLAVRLLNLNERDIDRYMGEVESKLLEETDYELELRRSIEISEACAHIPGLVFPKYYPDLSSKRILTMDWIDGMHLKDFLKTNPSQEIRNQIGQSLWDFYDFQIHTLRQVHADPHPGNFLMRPDGTLGVIDFGCVKVIPAFYYDNYFRLVNPDTIDDDALTEQIFENLEFLTPQDSPRERAFFSDLFKQMIRMLGEPFAVDEFDFGDDSYFNKVYAFAEDLSKVQELKSSKVARGSQDGLYVNRTYYGLYAMLNELKANVVTTKPEWLRSTKSELGLV; this comes from the coding sequence ATGAAGACACAAAACTCCGTCCCAACGACCAAAGTTGCCCGTGCCAGCCAGTTTGTGAAGGCCGGGGTAAAGGTTGGCGGTAACTACATCAAGCATTACAGTAAAAAGCTGATCGATCCGAGCCTGTCGAAAGAGGAACTTCACAAAGACAACGCGGCCGATATTTACGACGCCCTGAGCGAGCTGAAAGGATCGGCCCTGAAAATGGCCCAGATGCTCAGTATGGACCGGGGACTGCTGCCAGTGGCGTACTCCGATAAGTTTACGATGGCGCAATATTCGGCTCCACCATTGTCGGGACCGCTGGTCGTCAAAACCTTCAAGACTTATTTTGGCAAAACACCATCGCAGTTATTCGACAAATTTTCGATCGATGCGGTCAATGCGGCCAGTATCGGGCAGGTGCACCTTGCCTGGAAGGCCGGTAAAAAACTGGCCGTCAAAGTCCAGTATCCCGGTGTGGCCGATGCGGTAAGTTCAGACCTGAAAATTGCTAAACCGCTGGCTGTTCGGTTGCTGAATCTGAACGAACGTGACATTGACCGTTACATGGGCGAGGTTGAATCGAAACTGCTCGAAGAAACGGATTATGAACTCGAACTTCGGCGATCGATCGAAATATCGGAAGCCTGCGCGCATATTCCGGGACTGGTTTTTCCGAAATACTACCCGGATTTATCGTCGAAACGAATCCTGACGATGGACTGGATCGATGGGATGCACCTGAAGGATTTCCTAAAAACGAATCCGTCGCAGGAAATTCGCAACCAGATTGGCCAGTCGTTGTGGGATTTTTACGACTTTCAGATCCATACCCTCCGGCAGGTTCACGCCGATCCGCACCCCGGTAATTTCCTGATGCGGCCCGACGGTACGCTGGGCGTCATCGATTTTGGCTGTGTGAAGGTCATTCCGGCTTTTTACTACGACAACTATTTCCGGCTCGTTAACCCGGACACGATTGACGATGACGCGCTGACGGAACAGATTTTCGAAAATCTGGAGTTTCTGACCCCGCAGGATTCGCCGAGAGAACGGGCGTTCTTCTCCGACCTGTTCAAGCAGATGATCCGGATGCTGGGCGAGCCGTTTGCGGTCGATGAGTTTGATTTTGGCGACGATTCATACTTTAACAAAGTCTACGCGTTCGCCGAAGATCTGTCGAAAGTGCAGGAATTGAAAAGCTCGAAAGTAGCCCGTGGATCGCAGGACGGTTTGTACGTCAACCGGACGTACTACGGCCTCTACGCGATGTTGAACGAGCTGAAAGCCAACGTCGTGACCACGAAACCCGAGTGGCTGCGGTCAACGAAATCAGAATTGGGACTGGTCTAA
- a CDS encoding TetR/AcrR family transcriptional regulator yields the protein METLEKIRKAYTEYVLENGKQPTSVFQFAKKLKLAEADFYTDYASFDAIEADIWLTFFNEAKNTVEADDTYQGYSVREKLLAFYYTWIELLKAQRSFVVYSTGRLREESKSQRGMQPKSQVLHPFKDAFFDYARDLLAEGRESKEVEPRPFVTDRYPNALWAQTLYLLDFWVRDVSKNFEKTDTAIEKAVNTAFDLIGRSPLDTLFDFAKFMYQNK from the coding sequence ATGGAAACGCTCGAAAAAATCCGTAAGGCGTACACCGAGTACGTGCTTGAAAACGGGAAACAGCCCACCTCCGTCTTCCAGTTTGCCAAGAAACTGAAACTAGCCGAAGCTGACTTTTATACCGATTATGCATCCTTCGACGCCATCGAAGCGGATATCTGGCTCACGTTCTTTAACGAGGCTAAAAACACCGTTGAGGCTGACGATACCTACCAGGGCTATTCGGTCCGGGAAAAATTGCTGGCTTTTTATTACACCTGGATCGAGTTGCTGAAAGCACAGCGCAGTTTTGTTGTGTACAGCACCGGGCGGTTGCGGGAAGAAAGTAAAAGCCAGCGGGGAATGCAACCCAAATCGCAGGTCCTTCATCCGTTCAAAGACGCGTTCTTCGATTATGCCCGTGATCTGCTGGCCGAAGGACGCGAAAGTAAAGAAGTGGAGCCGCGCCCGTTTGTGACCGACCGCTATCCGAACGCCTTGTGGGCACAAACGCTCTATCTGCTTGATTTCTGGGTGCGGGATGTCAGCAAAAACTTCGAAAAAACCGATACCGCCATTGAGAAAGCCGTCAATACCGCTTTCGATCTGATCGGACGGTCACCGCTGGACACCCTGTTCGACTTCGCCAAGTTCATGTACCAGAATAAATGA